In Scomber japonicus isolate fScoJap1 chromosome 21, fScoJap1.pri, whole genome shotgun sequence, one DNA window encodes the following:
- the chmp4c gene encoding charged multivesicular body protein 4c: protein MSKISKLFKGSSGSSSGSSSSSSSRSKHHHRSRGAPSPQEAIHKLRETEEMLTKKQDYLEKRIEQELTIAKKNGTKNKRAALQALKRKKRLEQQLTQIDGTLSTIEFQREALENSHTNTEVLKNMGYAAKAMKKVHENMDVDKIDDLMQDITEQQDVAREISEAISGPFGETFDEDELLAELAELEQEELEDNMKRMGGLPSVPSSKLPSARPSQPTKKRAEDDDDMRMLASWAT from the exons atgagtaaaatctCCAAATTATTCAAAGGGAGCTCCGGCTCGAGCTCGGGttcatccagctcttcctcctccaggtcCAAACACCACCACCGGTCCCGAGGAGCTCCTTCACCGCAGGAAGCCATCCACAaactcagagagacagaggaaatgTTGACAAAGAAACAGGATTACCTGGAGAAAAGGATAGAGCAAGAACTCACGATAGCCAAGAAGAATGGGACCAAAAACAAGCGAG ctGCTCTGCAGGcgctgaagaggaagaagcgTCTGGAGCAGCAGCTGACTCAGATCGACGGCACGCTCTCCACCATCGAGTTCCAGAGAGAAGCGCTGGAGAACTCTCACACCAACACGGAGGTGCTGAAGAACATGGGCTACGCTGCCAAGGCCATGAAGAAGGTCCACGAGAACAT ggACGTGGATAAAATAGACGATCTGATGCAGGACATCACAGAGCAGCAGGATGTCGCTCGAGAGATCAGTGAAGCCATTTCTGGACCTTTCGGAGAAACGTTTGATGAG GACGAGCTTCTGGCCGAGCTGGCTGAGCTGGaacaggaggagctggaggacaaCATGAAGAGGATGGGAGGGCTGCCCAGCGTTCCCTCCTCCAAACTACCGTCAGCCAGGCCCAGTCAGC ccacCAAGAAAAGGGCTGAAGATGATGACGACATGCGCATGCTGGCTTCGTGGGCAacttaa
- the LOC128382148 gene encoding GTPase IMAP family member 4 — translation MDTNRPAHTEAGDSTAADEEAKKAAAAAAAKLANRLPEIRLVVLGWRWPGKSLTGNTIIGREEFRLERAAEFCVKRQTEVLERQVTVVDTPGWFSTQDTPPSYKQELVRGASLCPPGPHAFLLVIPVGMFTEVDRARIEEHVSLFGERVWRHTIVVFTWAEVLRNISIERYIRREGKDLKWVLEKCKRRYFVINNCIFGEHPQVGRLLEKVEKMVAEEGGIYNPEEVEEKKEEEKKEEERKPLDENQNPAREGRELGARPKQNSGLNLSKAMEVESLSN, via the exons ATGGACACGAACAGACCCGCACACACTGAAG CTGGAGACTCCACCGCGGCCGACGAGGAAGCCAAAAAAGCCGCAGCAGCCGCCGCCGCCAAGCTCGCCAACCGCCTCCCAGAGATCCGCCTGGTTGTCCTCGGCTGGCGTTGGCCCGGAAAGAgcctgacaggaaacaccatcaTCGGCCGGGAGGAGTTCCGCCTTGAGCGAGCCGCCGAGTTCTGCGTTAAACGTCAGACGGAGGTGCTGGAGCGGCAGGTGACGGTGGTCGATACCCCCGGTTGGTTCTCCACCCAAGACACGCCTCCGTCCTACAAGCAGGAGCTGGTCAGAGGAGCCTCGCTGTGTCCTCCGGGTCCGCACGCCTTCCTCCTCGTCATCCCCGTCGGCATGTTCACCGAGGTGGACCGAGCCCGCATCGAGGAGCACGTGAGCCTGTTCGGGGAGCGGGTGTGGAGGCATACGATCGTGGTGTTCACGTGGGCGGAGGTGCTGAGGAACATTTCCATCGAGAGGTACATCCGCCGAGAGGGGAAGGATCTGAAGTGGGTGCTGGAGAAGTGCAAGAGGAGGTACTTCGTCATCAATAACTGCATATTCGGGGAGCATCCGCAGGTAGGACGCTTACTGGAGAAGGTGGAGAAGATGGTGgcggaggaaggagggatttATAACCCGGAGGaagtggaagagaagaaagaggaagagaagaaggaagaggagaggaagccgcTGGATGAGAATCAGAATCCAgccagagaggggagagagctCGGAGCGAGACCCAAACAGAACTCGGGGCTGAATCTGTCCAAAGCCATGGAGGTGGAGTCGCTTTCCA ATTAA